From Candoia aspera isolate rCanAsp1 chromosome 4, rCanAsp1.hap2, whole genome shotgun sequence, a single genomic window includes:
- the LOC134495915 gene encoding myosin-7, giving the protein MEAEMADFGPAAPFLRMTEKLRIEAQNRPFDMKKDVFVPDNKEEFVKAKIISKEGGKITAETESGKTVTVKEDQIMQQNPPKFDKIEDMAMLTFLHEPAVLYNLKERYASWMIYTYSGLFCVTVNPYKWLPVYNAEVVAAYRGKKRSEAPPHIFSISDNAYQYMLTDRENQSILITGESGAGKTVNTKRVIQYFAVIAAIGDRSKKDQAAATGKGTLEDQVIQANPALEAFGNAKTVRNDNSSRFGKFIRIHFGATGKLASADIETYLLEKSRVIFQLKAERNYHIYYQILSNKKPELLDMMLVTNNPYDYAFISQGETTVPSIDDAEELLATDSAFDILGFTQEEKNSIYKLTGAIMHYGNMKFKQKQREEQAEPDGTEEADKSAYLMGLNSADLLKGLCHPRVKVGNEYVTKGQNVQQVYYATGALAKAVYEKMFSWMVMRINSTLETKLPRQYFIGVLDIAGFEIFDFNSFEQLCINFTNEKLQQFFNHHMFVLEQEEYKKEGIEWVFIDFGMDLQACIDLIEKPMGIMSILEEECMFPKATDMTFKAKLYDNHLGKSANFGKARNIKGKPEAHFALIHYAGTVDYNINGWLQKNKDPLNETVVGLYQKSSLKLLANLFANYAGADAPIESIKGKGTHKKKGSSFQTVSALHRENLNKLMTNLRSTHPHFVRCIIPNESKTPGLIDNPLVMHQLRCNGVLEGIRICRKGFPNRILYGDFRQRYRILNPAAIPEGQFIDSRKGAEKLLGSLDIDHSQYKFGHTKVFFKAGLLGLLEEMRDERLSRIITRIQAQSRGVLARIEFKKIMERKESLLVIQYNIRAFMGVKNWPWMRLYFKIKPLLKSAETEKELLALKEELARLKEALEKTEGRRKELEEKMVSLLQEKNDLQLQVQAEQDNLADAEERCDQLIKNKIQLEAKVKEQTERLEDEEEMNAELTAKKRKLEDECSELKKDIDDLELTLAKVEKEKHATENKVKNLTEEMAGLDEIIVKLTKEKKALQEAHQQALDDLQAEEDKVNTLTKAKVKLEQQVDDLEGSLEQEKKIRMDLERAKRKLEGDLKLAQESIMDLENDKQQLDEKLKKKDFELSTLNARIEDEQSLAAQLQKKLKELQARIEELEEELEAERTARAKVEKQRSDLSRELEEISERLEEAGGATSVQIELNKKREAEFQKMRRDLEEATLQHEATAATFRKKHADSVAELGEQIDNLQRVKQKLEKEKSELKLELDDVASNMEQLMKAKANLEKMCRTFEDQMNEHRTKSEESQRMVHDLTTQRAKLQTENGELSRQLDEKEALISQLTRGKLTYTQQLEDMKRQLEEEAKAKNALAHALQSARHDCDLLREQYEEETEAKAEFQRSLSKANSEVAQWRTKYETDAIQRTEELEEAKKKLAQRLQEAEEAVEAVNAKCSSLEKTKHRLQNEIEDLMVDVERSNAAAAALDKKQRNFDKILSEWKQKFEESQTELESSQKESRSLSTELFKLKNAYEESLEHLETFKRENKNLQEEISDLTEQLGASGKIIHELEKARKGLETEKLELQAALEEAEASLEHEEGKILRAQLEFNQIKAEIERKLAEKDEEMEQAKRNHLRTVDSLQASLDAETRSRNEALRVKKKMEGDLNEMEIQLSHANRIAAEAQKQVKTLQGYLKDTQIQLDDVVRANEDLKENIAIVERRNNLLQAELEELRAVVEQTERARKLAEQELIETSERVQLLHTQNTSLINQKKKMESDLSQLQTEVEEAIQECRNAEEKAKKAITDAAMMAEELKKEQDTSAHLERMKKNMEQTIKDLQMRLDEAEQLALKGGKKQLQKLEARVRELENELEAEQKRNVENVKGMRKCERRIKELTYQTEEDRKNLIRLQDLVDKLQLKVKAYKRQAEEAEEQANSNLSKFRKVQHELDEAEERADIAESQVNKLRAKSRDIGVKPKGLYEE; this is encoded by the exons ATGGAAGCTGAGATGGCTGACTTTGGGCCCGCCGCCCCTTTCCTGCGCATGACTGAAAAGCTCAGGATCGAAGCTCAGAACCGGCCTTTCGACATGAAAAAGGACGTGTTCGTGCCAGACAACAAGGAGGAATTTGTCAAGGCCAAGATCATTTCCAAAGAAGGTGGTAAAATCACCGCGGAAACGGAAAGTGGCAAG ACCGTGACCGTGAAAGAAGACCAGATTATGCAGCAGAACCCGCCCAAGTTCGACAAGATCGAGGACATGGCCATGCTCACCTTTCTGCACGAACCGGCCGTGCTCTACAACCTGAAGGAGCGCTACGCCTCCTGGATGATCTAC ACCTATTCGGGGCTGTTCTGCGTGACGGTGAACCCCTACAAGTGGTTGCCAGTCTACAACGCTGAAGTCGTTGCTGCTTATCGAGGGAAGAAGCGCAGTGAAGCCCCTCCTCACATCTTCTCCATCTCTGACAATGCCTATCAGTACATGTTGACAG ATCGGGAGAACCAGTCCATTCTTATCAC CGGAGAATCCGGTGCTGGGAAAACTGTGAACACCAAGCGGGTCATCCAATATTTTGCGGTAATTGCTGCTATTGGGGACCGAAGTAAGAAAGACCAGGCGGCTGCAACAGGGAAG GGGACTCTGGAAGACCAAGTCATCCAAGCCAATCCTGCTCTGGAGGCCTTTGGCAACGCCAAGACCGTACGGAACGACAATTCCTCTCGATTT GGTAAATTCATCCGGATCCACTTTGGGGCCACAGGCAAGCTGGCATCAGCAGACATAGAAACCT ATCTCCTTGAAAAATCGAGGGTAATCTTCCAGCTGAAAGCTGAGAGGAATTATCACATCTATTACCAGATCTTGTCCAACAAGAAGCCAGAGCTATTGG ATATGATGTTGGTGACCAACAACCCATACGATTATGCCTTCATCTCCCAAGGAGAGACCACGGTGCCATCTATTGATGATGCAGAGGAACTGTTAGCAACTGAT aGTGCCTTTGACATCTTAGGGTTCACCCAAGAGGAGAAAAACTCCATCTACAAATTGACGGGAGCCATCATGCACTATGGGAACATGAAATTCAAGCAGAAGCAGCGGGAAGAACAGGCTGAGCCAGACGGCactgaag AAGCTGACAAGTCGGCGTACCTGATGGGACTGAACTCAGCAGACCTGCTCAAGGGTCTCTGCCACCCGAGGGTCAAAGTGGGGAATGAGTACGTCACCAAAGGGCAAAATGTCCAGCAG GTGTACTATGCCACTGGGGCTCTAGCCAAGGCTGTCTATGAGAAGATGTTCAGCTGGATGGTCATGAGAATCAACTCCACCCTGGAAACCAAGCTGCCCCGACAGTATTTCATTGGGGTGTTGGATATTGCTGGCTTTGAGATCTTTGAT TTCAACAGCTTTGAGCAACTCTGCATCAACTTCACCAATGAGAAGCTACAGCAGTTCTTCAACCATCACATGTTTGTGCTGGAACAAGAAGAGTACAAGAAGGAGGGCATTGAATGGGTGTTCATTGACTTTGGCATGGACCTGCAGGCCTGCATTGACCTCATTGAGAAG CCAATGGGCATAATGTCCATCCTGGAAGAAGAGTGCATGTTCCCAAAGGCCACCGACATGACCTTCAAAGCCAAGCTGTACGATAACCACCTGGGCAAGTCAGCCAACTTTGGGAAAGCCCGCAACATCAAGGGCAAGCCAGAAGCCCACTTTGCCCTCATCCACTACGCTGGCACCGTTGACTACAACATCAATGGGTGGCTGCAGAAGAACAAGGACCCTCTCAATGAAACGGTGGTGGGGCTCTACCAGAAATCATCTCTTAAGCTCCTAGCCAATCTGTTTGCCAACTACGCTGGAGCAGATGCAC CGATTGAGTCCATCAAGGGGAAAGGGACTCATAAGAAGAAGGGCTCGTCCTTCCAGACTGTATCAGCCTTGCACAGG GAGAACCTCAACAAACTGATGACCAATCTGCGTTCCACCCATCCCCACTTTGTACGTTGCATTATTCCCAATGAGTCCAAAACCCCAG GGTTGATAGACAATCCCTTGGTTATGCATCAGTTGCGCTGTAATGGGGTCCTGGAGGGGATCCGAATCTGCCGGAAGGGATTCCCAAACCGGATCCTCTACGGGGATTTCCGGCAAAG GTACCGCATCCTAAATCCTGCGGCCATCCCAGAGGGCCAGTTCATAGACAGCCGGAAGGGGGCAGAAAAACTTTTGGGCTCCCTGGACATTGACCACAGCCAGTACAAATTTGGACATACCAAG GTGTTCTTCAAGGCGGGTCTCCTGGGGCTGCTGGAGGAAATGAGAGATGAACGCCTCTCTCGGATCATCACGCGCATCCAGGCCCAGTCCCGCGGTGTGCTGGCCAGGATAGAATTCAAGAAGATCATGGAACGGAA GGAATCACTGCTGGTGATCCAGTACAATATCCGGGCCTTCATGGGGGTGAAGAACTGGCCTTGGATGAGGTTGTACTTCAAGATCAAACCACTGTTGAAGAGTGCAGAGACTGAGAAAGAGTTGTTggccctgaaggaggagttgGCTAGACTGAAAGAGGCCTTGGAGAAGACCGAGGGCCGTCGGAAGGAACTAGAGGAGAAGATGGTCTCCTTACTGCAGGAGAAGAACGACCTCCAACTGCAAGTTCAGGCA GAGCAAGACAATCTTGCAGATGCTGAAGAACGCTGTGACCAGTTAATCAAGAACAAGATCCAGCTGGAGGCCAAAGTGAAGGAACAGACAGAACGGCTTGAAGATGAAGAGGAGATGAATGCCGAACTTACAGCCAAGAAACGGAAGCTGGAAGATGAATGCTCGGAGCTCAAGAAGGATATCGATGACCTGGAGTTGACCTTGGCTAAGGTGGAAAAAGAGAAGCATGCAACTGAGAATAAG GTGAAGAAcctcactgaagaaatggctggCCTGGATGAGATTATTGTCAAGCTAACCAAAGAGAAGAAGGCTCTCCAAGAGGCCCATCAGCAAGCTCTAGATGATCTACAAGCTGAAGAAGATAAGGTCAACACGCTGACTAAAGCCAAGGTCAAACTGGAACAACAGGTGGATGAT CTGGAGGGCTCCCTGGAGCAGGAGAAGAAGATCCGCATGGACCTAGAGCGGGCCAAGAGGAAGCTGGAAGGAGACCTGAAGCTGGCTCAAGAAAGCATCATGGACTTGGAGAATGACAAGCAACAACTTGACGAAAAGCTGAAAAA GAAAGATTTTGAGCTGAGCACCTTGAATGCTAGAATTGAAGATGAGCAATCTTTGGCTGCCCAGTTACAGAAGAAACTCAAAGAGTTACAG GCACGGATTGAGGAGCTGGAAGAGGAATTAGAAGCGGAGCGCACGGCCCGCGCCAAGGTCGAAAAACAACGCTCCGACCTTTCGCGAGAACTTGAGGAGATCAGCGAGAGGCTGGAGGAGGCCGGAGGAGCCACCTCGGTGCAGATTGAGCTGAACAAGAAACGGGAGGCCGAGTTCCAGAAGATGCGGCGTGACCTGGAAGAGGCCACGCTGCAACATGAGGCCACGGCGGCCACCTTCCGCAAGAAGCATGCTGATTCTGTGGCGGAGCTGGGCGAGCAGATCGACAACCTGCAACGCGTGaagcagaagctggagaaggagaagagcgAGCTGAAGCTAGAACTGGATGACGTTGCCTCCAACATGGAGCAGCTAATGAAAGCCAAG GCGAACCTGGAGAAGATGTGTCGAACTTTTGAAGACCAAATGAATGAGCACCGGACCAAGTCTGAAGAGTCTCAGCGCATGGTCCATGACCTCACCACGCAGCGAGCCAAGCTCCAGACAGAGAATG GGGAATTGTCCCGCCAGCTGGATGAGAAGGAAGCTTTGATCAGCCAGCTCACACGAGGGAAGCTGACGTACACCCAACAGCTAGAAGATATGAAGAGGCAGCTAGAGGAAGAAGCTAAG GCCAAGAATGCTTTGGCACATGCACTCCAGTCAGCTCGCCATGACTGCGACCTTCTGAGGGAACAGTATGAGGAAGAAACAGAGGCCAAAGCTGAGTTCCAGCGCTCACTTTCCAAGGCCAACTCCGAGGTGGCCCAGTGGAGAACCAAGTATGAAACTGatgccatccagaggacagaagAGCTGGAAGAGGCCAA GAAGAAGCTGGCCCAGCGGCTGCAGGAGGCCGAGGAAGCGGTGGAGGCCGTGAACGCCAAATGTTCCTCCCTGGAGAAGACCAAACACCGTCTGCAGAACGAGATTGAAGACCTCATGGTGGACGTGGAGCGCTCAAACGCAGCTGCAGCTGCCCTGGACAAGAAGCAAAGGAACTTCGACAAA ATCTTGTCCGAGTGGAAGCAGAAATTTGAGGAGTCCCAAACTGAGCTGGAGTCATCACAGAAGGAGTCCCGCTCGCTCAGCACGGAGCTCTTCAAGCTGAAGAACGCCTACGAGGAGTCCCTGGAGCACCTGGAGACCTTCAAGAGGGAGAACAAGAACCTGCAAG AGGAGATTTCAGATCTCACCGAACAGCTTGGAGCCAGCGGCAAGATCATCCATGAGCTTGAGAAGGCGCGGAAGGGGCTGGAAACAGAGAAGTTGGAACTGCAGGCCGCTCTAGAGGAAGCTGAG GCCTCTCTGGAACACGAGGAAGGAAAGATCCTCCGAGCTCAGCTGGAGTTCAACCAAATCAAGGCTGAAATTGAGCGCAAGTTGGCTGAGAAGGACGAGGAAATGGAGCAGGCCAAGCGGAATCACTTGAGGACGGTGGACTCGCTTCAAGCTTCCCTGGATGCCGAGACTCGCAGCCGCAACGAGGCACTGAGGGTCAAGAAGAAGATGGAGGGCGACCTCAACGAGATGGAGATCCAGCTTAGCCATGCCAACCGCATAGCAGCCGAAGCTCAGAAGCAAGTGAAAACTTTGCAAGGCTATCTGAAG GACACTCAGATACAGTTGGATGATGTGGTCCGAGCCAATGAGGACCTCAAAGAAAACATTGCCATCGTAGAACGAAGGAACAATTTGCTCCAGGCTGAGCTGGAGGAGTTGCGGGCTGTGGTGGAACAGACAGAACGGGCCCGGAAACTGGCCGAACAGGAACTGATTGAAACTAGTGAAAGAGTCCAGCTCCTTCACACCCAG AATACCAGCCTCATCAACCAGAAAAAGAAGATGGAGTCTGACCTTTCCCAGCTGCAGACAGAGGTGGAAGAGGCCATTCAGGAATGTAGAAATGCCGAAGAGAAGGCTAAGAAAGCTATCACAGAT GCGGCCATGATGGCGGAGGAGCTgaagaaggagcaggacaccaGCGCCCACCTGGAGCGGATGAAGAAGAACATGGAGCAGACCATCAAGGACCTGCAGATGCGCCTGGACGAGGCGGAGCAGCTGGCCCTGAAGGGGGGCAAGAAGCagctgcagaagctggaggcCCGGGTGCGAGAGCTGGAGAACGAGCTGGAGGCGGAGCAGAAGCGCAACGTGGAGAACGTCAAGGGCATGCGCAAGTGTGAGCGCCGCATCAAGGAGCTCACTTACCAG ACGGAGGAGGATCGGAAGAACCTCATTCGCCTCCAAGACCTGGTTGATAAACTCCAGTTGAAGGTGAAGGCTTACAAGAGGCAAGCAGAGGAGGCG GAGGAACAAGCCAACAGCAACTTGAGCAAATTCCGGAAGGTCCAGCACGAGTTGGACGAAGCCGAGGAGCGGGCGGACATTGCTGAGTCCCAGGTCAACAAGCTGAGGGCCAAAAGTCGTGACATTGGGGTGAAG CCGAAAGGTTTGTACGAGGAGTAA